Within the Gossypium raimondii isolate GPD5lz chromosome 12, ASM2569854v1, whole genome shotgun sequence genome, the region TCACCCTCATCGGTGGATAATGGTTATGCTAagtatttgtaacaccccaaaccaaCGCAACCGACAATTACATATACCGTCATCTTCTTTGAATAAACAGCAGCCAGCTCAGCCAGCGTAAgattctttcttttctgttttcattttatttttatggtataaCTTGATCACAGCTCAACTTAATCGTGGAGATGTGGACTTTAAGCTGTTTACTAGTATTAAACTATGATAAGAATACATCATTTTCATTACATTGCTGTATATTGCATGGCCTTCCTAAAAGCTAATCCTACTTAAAAAGACCAAAAACCACACAGTAATTTATACTAACTACAGTGTTTAAGCATTCAAGATGGAGTGAGAAGTTGATATGATCCGTAATAGCCTTTATTGAAGCTTGAACGACGGGGAGAAGGGGTACAAAGGGGAGTTAATATTTGTTGATCTCCACTGTGGATCTCTGCTAAAACTTGTTTGAACATATCAACGTCGCAAGGAAGAAGAAGGGGACCTTCATTGCTGAAGCCGTACTCAAGCTCAGCGCCTTGTAACAACATCCGGAACAATGGGTGGTTGGCAAACTCGGTCTTGATTACGAATCTTTGTCTTTGGGGTCCGACATAAACGGGTAAACATCCTTCTGGAGCTGCCTTAGCCACACCCGCATGAGTCGTGTTGGAAGATATTGATGACGATCTTGTCTTGCAGCATCTTTCCCAGGCCTTGACAACCATGTTTTTCTTCCATCTCTTCTTTACTGTTTCCATTTAGACGACCTTGAATTTGATCGCTAATCCAAAAACTGAACTCgaccctttttttctttcttttttttggagGGGGGGTGTTCGAATTTGTTTACAAAACTGAACCTGAAAACCAAAGTCTGTGCGTTCAGAGAAGAAgatataaaaaaagtttaagatCAGAAAAAATGAGAGAGTAGGCAGTGTTATATAACCCCCTTCCTTCATATGATTGCATTTGTCAACGCATGCACAAATCCTGCTAGATTTTGAAtacactttaaaaaaaaaaaaacaattgtttAATAAAAGAAAGTTTTTTCAATGACAAAAACAAGGGAGAGCCTACATTATTAGAATTGGGTgataaataatatcatatcatatcatggTTGTTATTTAGCTCAAAGTATTCATttcttaatttatgtaatttccCTTTGGGCGAGTGTTTGGGAAGATATTAATATTGTGGGGGAAAAAAGGTTGATTATTACGGTGACCAAAGCTTTGACACCATGCAGTCTAATACGACTATCTGCGTAgaccttattatttttttcaacttcAACTGCTCAACTAAACTCATCATGTTTGATATAGGGATACCAGTACTACCCAATGGATCGAATCAcgggaattaaatattaatatatacctATACGTAGTAAatttaattggattttaatAACGTGGTGCTTTTTAATTAGCTTTGGGTGTTTTTTTGTAATGGTAGGGATCAACATTAGTTAAGGAAATAAAGCTTagaataattttatacaaatgtAACAAAGGTCACAAATCGAAGCTTGTAtaagaaaagtaaataattttgacATGTTAAAcatcttgaaattttatcatttgtcatATGCTAcacaaattttttcttttaaaatagtcGTATCGtttcattatatgaaaattataaaaattataacattaaataatcagTTAGGGTGAGTATGAAAGaattgtaatattaaaattgataccGAAGCCAACATTTTTAATGTAAGTAATCGTATATGAATGGTTTAGAATTTCGACACGTCAAcatcttgaaattttatcatttgtctTATACTACAcaattctttcttttaaaatagtcGTATCAATtctattatatgaaaattataaaaaaatatataatattaagtaaTCAATTACGTGAGTACGAAAGAagtataatattgaaaattgatattgaaGCCAACATTTTTAATGTGCAAGTGGTTAGAACTTTCTAtcagtacaaaattataatattaaataatcgTTAGGGTGAGTACAAaagaattataatattgaaaattgaaagtGATTGAGAACTCTCTATTAACATTCAAAGTCCAAAGTTCAAATTTAGATAACGATACTTCATTTCTGTACCAAAAAGTATTGATATAAAAATTGACAAATATAAATCAATACCGACTCATAGTTgattaattatatgaaaattataatatctaTAAAGGAAAAACATATCAATCTTTTCAAATAATTGTGAACAAAATTCATATCATAAATATTTGCTTTCCTTTTATCATCAAATATCATGGTTTATATGTGTTCtagaaatttgaaatctaatGTTATCTTGTATTCATTCTTACattgttcaaaatttattattcatgaCTTCACTTAAAGTAGacattttcttttgatattaCTTAAATTGCACATTAtttatgacttttttttttgttaaacctCAATAATTTTCACCAGTTGGACACCTTTTTATGGTTTTCAATGGCATGGCATCACattaaatgtttatatgaaaaataggtatctaaattatgtaattttaaaatttaagtatttaactatttttttaactctcgttacaaaatcaaattatgaaatgtgacggttttaattaaatagaaatatttaaaattaaggtttaataataaaaaatatcatttctcGATCTCTCACCTCCCATTTTCATCTTCTCTACAAATAAATttctacaaaattttaaaatgaactCTACTTCAAATTTCTCCCGATAAAACAAACCCTAATCTTTAGTATAAAATAAACACTCATCTTCCttgacattaaaaaaaatttctcattttcaatattaacaACTCAAggtaagaaagaaaaagaaaatagaaatgacAGAAAAGAAAACTCACATTTTCTCTATTTTGAGGCCATGAGCCCATGACAGGTTGTTTTTACGGGCATGTTAAGTAGATTAAGACGGAGAAGATGAAGAAGGAAGAGAGAAAGAGGGAtggatttttttatctttaatttaatttaattttacttgatgtaatttttaagtttttttatttaagggtaaattgtaaaaatagtcacttttgtttgcctaatattacattttagtcacttatttttgaaatgttacatttagtcacttatgttatcgttttattacgaagtggtcactctgtCGTTAAGCTTTGTTACCTCCCTAACAACAATCCTACGTGACAGtctaaatgagttttaaatgccagCTTGGATGTCCGATTGGGATGAGAATAGTTTTTTCAGTcaaaataggaaaagaaaactaaaagaaaaaggagacgAGCGGTTTTTCTTTTCCAGTTCaatgtgtaattaatttaaatttttaataaattaaatttatttaattaaaaacctattctCGCCCCAgttggacatccaagttggcatttaaaactcatttgggcTGCCACGTAGGGTTTCCATTAGAAAGATAACGGAACTTAACGGcagagtgatcacttcgtaacaaaacaataacgtaagcaactaaaatgtaacatttaaaacataagtggctaaaatgtaatatgatgcaaacaaaattaactattttcGTACTTTaccctttatttaattaaaaatatcatttgtcataatttgcttggtttagaaattttattttagcatgAGTTAACCATTGGTACCTaaagtaacaataaaataaaactttaagtACCTAAATTGAAAAACTTGCACAG harbors:
- the LOC105764809 gene encoding auxin-responsive protein SAUR71, which encodes METVKKRWKKNMVVKAWERCCKTRSSSISSNTTHAGVAKAAPEGCLPVYVGPQRQRFVIKTEFANHPLFRMLLQGAELEYGFSNEGPLLLPCDVDMFKQVLAEIHSGDQQILTPLCTPSPRRSSFNKGYYGSYQLLTPS